In Nomascus leucogenys isolate Asia chromosome 3, Asia_NLE_v1, whole genome shotgun sequence, the genomic window TATACAGCAATTCAAGCTGAAAATCAataacttattttgttttttcccttgttCCTCCCAAACGCATTATTGCTCCCCAAGGAGCTAAACATGTACTCTCAGCTTTCAAACAGCAATTTCTTTacccaatagaaatataaaactaatTAAGACTGGTAATGTTAGTCCTTCTGCCTTGAATAATTTTGCTctacagaattattttttctcccttaCTGCAATTAtgaagattatattttatttgacatgAGAAAATTGCAACAGAAGACCCAAGAgcaaacataaaaaggaaaaaatgattaaatagaCAATATTTGCTAGATAAAAAACATATTCCTTTCAGCTCCAAATTCTGATAAGAATATATTCCATTGTTGTTGGATGACttaatgaatattattaaattcCTGAAAATGATGATATCAAGAaatattgtgttttttgttgttttgagacttccttaattttttgtatCAGTTTTTGTCATGTGTTTATTTTGATGACTGAGTTGTTGTGTTAATTAAATATCAAATTTCTTAGCAAGGAACATCAGGTCGGTACTATTTAAGAAAGTGTGAAAGTTAAGCATCCTCTAGGTTTAACTATTTAcaaatattatacttttattacattaatatcagattctaatttttaaatttgcttcatGTTGGGGAAAACTGGACATCTTCAAAAACAGCTTTTAAATAATTCTAACAGATTCAAACTTGTTTCTTAAGGAATTATTTGGACCTGCTTGCAGATATTGTTTCTTCGTCATCCAGGCAAGAatacatgttgtttaatttttataaaaaatgcagattttcttGTGGACAGGCCCAGAATATAATTCAAATGAGTCTCTTTCAATCATAAGGAAAAGTAACTGGCACTTTAAGTACCTGCCAAAGACCTCAATGTAAAACTGTTTGCTATTCAGTTTTTGTcaaattttaatcatttattttaccaATGGCACCTAAAAGTCCATATAGAGGACATTACTCTAGTTTCTCAGTGGAAtccttttacaaaaataaaacagtatgctGCTTATACTTGCTAAGGATTGATATAATtgacataaagagaaaaattctgCATACTTTTTTTATCCAACtgctactgaaaatatttttcattattttgttcagTATCCCACATATAAAAAACACTCTTTTTCCTAGAGTTTAGCTAGAGAAAAAGTTCTTTTATCATGAGAATTTTAATGTAACTCATTATACACCTTCTCAATGGCTATATTTATTCTTAGTCCCAGTTTCCTAATAACTAACTTCCCTATTTCATTacctagttattattattttgttctcatttaaTGATCATAGAGtatctatatttttttaagaagccactttaaatttatttttgaaacgtgTGAACGTATAAATAATGAGTATTAGCACAATGAATATTTgtaatttaagagaaaataatttatttcggAAAATTTGCTGTGAATAGATATTAAAAATAGGtttaacaggccgggcgcagtggctcatgcctgtaatcccagcactttgggaggccaaggcaggtggatcatttgaggtcaggagttcgagaccagcctggccaacatggagaaaccccatctttactaaaaatacaaaaattagctgggcctggtggcaggggcctgtaatccagctacttgggaggctgaggcaggagaatcacttgaacccagaagacggaggttgcagtgagccaagatggtgccattgcactccagcctgggcaaaaagagtgaaagtccatctcaaaaaataaaaaataaaaaaaagattcatctGTGCAAAGTAACTTAAACatcgtatgtgtgtgtgtgtgtaccttattccatctcaaaaaaaaaaaaattcatttgtgcAAAGTAACCTAAacattgcatgtgtgtgtggtgtttaaGATTTAAACCTTACAACCAACTTATATTATCTCTGTTCTATCAAGAGGgttgattttcatttaaattatatgcaaataatgTAGGCTTTTTGTATATTTGATCTAGCCAAACCATGATATATTGCTACAGGACTCATAACTAATTCTTGGCTTATTTCAAAAGATGACCTTTACTATGGTCCAAGTTTCATTTGTGATAAGGATTTAAGTTCTTCTGCAAAAATTTTATTGAGTCCATAGTGATCTATATTGAAGATGAAGTTGTTCCAGTGCTTTATATCTATAAACACTACTTAAGACAATATATTatcatgaatatattaatatatattcatatatttcccCTAACGAATAGAGAGTAGTTTGCATTCTCTATGTccaagaaaagaataaagcaaattaCAGTGCCAGAAAAGAGTGTTCAAAAAAATACGAATTAAATAATCTAAAGAATAAAGTGTGACTTTTTACTATGTTTTGAGTTCATATAGGACTATTGGAGTGAAATGGCAACCAGCTGTTCTCTACTACTCACAGCCAAGTGAATACAAACACAGATTTAAATTGCAGGAACTCATAGAAGTCTcatgaataaaatatgttatttctcattttagatATGTAAAGAACTAATATACGGAATTTCAAACTAAAAAACTGACAAGCAGGGAAATGACATTATTGCTTATAGTGAAAATATGAATTAAAGTATTCCATGCTATAATATTCTAATATCCCAcagtatgcgtgtgtgtgtgtgtgtgtgtgtgtgtgtataaagttTACATGTACAGGTCCATCAGTGAGTTGGAAAATTAGGCAGGCACCAAATAGTGTTTGGCTCACTCAACTTTATTATTTGTTAAAGTAGACTTGGATCAGTTCAGTCAAATAGCATTCGAAAATATGTGTAGAGATGGTGGAAAGTGGAGGCAGTGGTTCATGGGCAAATGCGGAAGAGTGAACCAGTAAATTACTTTGGCTAATACCAGCCCCTCTTTGATAGCCATGCTTCTTGGGGTCTGGAGATAACATAAGAAATAGTCTGgcttccttccaccatgtgaggatacacaAGAAAAAGCCATATACGAACCAgaaagcagccctcaccagacatcaaatctgctgTTGCCTTTATCTTgcacttctcagtctccagaactaaagaggaataagtttctgttgtttataagggggaaaaaagagaaagaaagagaaagaaagaaaaggaaagcgtCTGGCTTGCAGATTGTTAGGGTGTTTTATTAACCTCATGATCTTCACTGACTTCATGGGAACCGACCTTTTATACTCAGtgatttttctccatctattaACGTAACCTTCAACCTTGTTgatatttctaatatataatttCCAGAAATTGTTTTATGTGTCTGTTCAACTTAATAACCTTATCGCTTCCCTgttgcctggcacagagcaaaagttaaataaatgacCAAATTCACTGAACCCTAGAGTTAGATGGCTAGAAAGTACCTTAGCAGTCATCTAGTCTAACACTTGTTTTACCGATGTGGAAGCTGAGGCACATAATCCAATGACTTGCCGAAATTCACAGAAGCAATTAACGAAACAGCTAGGATGAGAAGGCAGATCTGTTGACATCCAGTTCGTGCTGACTTGAAGGCTACAACATTTTGGAAGCTGTAACTTTGGAGTTATAGGTCCACATTCACGGACAAGGGTTCTGGGACTCTGAGACAGTGAGGTTTTTAATTCTTAAATGGTTGTAAAAGTGAATAAAGAGAGGAATGCAGCTGTCAGCGTTCTGGCTCCCCTGGTGTTAGGACAAATGTGCTGTGTGCCACAGTACTGGCCATAGTCTGCAATTTGAGAAGGATTGAGAATTGTTTACTGTAGACTTTTGAGGGTCAGTTAACTCaggattacaataaaataagcaaaaataaagccTTATCTGAAGAATTAACAACtgtactataaaataaaaagtgcttcAGGAAGCACTTTTGATGatgataatttcaaataattccaTAAGGCTTTACCTTTGTTTTTTGCTGTAACggattttctttatcattatacCTTTTATTTATAACTGCTATTTTCAGATCTAAGAGCATATAAGGCCTTCAAGGCTTGAAACAATGCATTGTTTATAAAGTTGCCTTTgggggttttattttaaaatatttaacatttatttgatATCAAGTTAGTGTTAACCAACAAatgttaaacatatatatatgtatatatatatatatatatatacacatatacacatatatatatattttttcgtTAGCAAGGCTTTTTTCCCCCCCGacccttttgtttgttttcaaaacctaatttcttcattttttcccttctttaggAGAAAGTGAGCCATGGTGTTTGCATGCCCCGAGGTTATCTTGAAGTGATACCAAGTCCTAAGGACAATGAAATGAATCACATAAGAGCCACATGTTTTAATAGTGACATAGTCCTAATGCCAGAGATATCAACCTTTAGAGTTTTGCCATGGGCTGAGAGAACTGCAAGAGTGATATGTGATACCTTCACTGTGACTGGTGAACCTCTTTTGACTTCCCCAAGGTACATTGCAAAGAGGCAGCTGAGCCAGCTGCAGGCTTCTGGCTTTTCCCTGCTTTCTGCTTTCATctatgatttttgcatttttggtgtGGCcgaaattttaaattcaaagacTATATCTTTTCCTgcttcaacatttttaaataaccatgATCAGCCCTTCATGCAGGAACTTGTTGATGGCTTGTATCACACTGGAGCCAATGTCGAGAGTTTTTCCTCCTCTACTAGGCCTGGTCAGATGGAAATCTGTTTCCTGCCTGAATTTGGCATTAGCTCAGCTGATAATGCATTTACCCTCAGAACAGGTGTCAAAGAAGTGGCAAGGAAATATAATTACATTGCCAGCTTCTTCATTGAGACTGGATTTTGTAATTCAGGGATTTTGTCTCATAGTCTCTGGGATGTTGATAGGAAGAAAAACATGTTCTGCAGCACTTCTGAAACTGAGCAGCTCACGATCACTGGGAAAAAATGGTTGGCAGGACTCTTGAAGCACTCTGCTGCTCTCAGCTGCCTGATGGCGCCTTCTGTTAGCTGCCGAAAGCGTTATTCCAAGGACAGGAAAGACCTGAAGGAGAGTGTGCCTACAACATGGGGATACAATGAC contains:
- the LGSN gene encoding lengsin isoform X1: MNNEEDLLQEDSTRDEGSETEANETEANSMNTLRRTRKKVTKPHVCSTEVGEMDMSNSNDCMKDSSQILAPPPLSSRMKHIRQAMAKNRLQFVRFEATDLHGVSRSKTIPAHFFQEKVSHGVCMPRGYLEVIPSPKDNEMNHIRATCFNSDIVLMPEISTFRVLPWAERTARVICDTFTVTGEPLLTSPRYIAKRQLSQLQASGFSLLSAFIYDFCIFGVAEILNSKTISFPASTFLNNHDQPFMQELVDGLYHTGANVESFSSSTRPGQMEICFLPEFGISSADNAFTLRTGVKEVARKYNYIASFFIETGFCNSGILSHSLWDVDRKKNMFCSTSETEQLTITGKKWLAGLLKHSAALSCLMAPSVSCRKRYSKDRKDLKESVPTTWGYNDNSCIFNIKCHGEKGTRIENKLGSATANPYLVLAATVAAGLDGLHSGNEVLAGPDESPDFYQVEPSEIPLKLEDALVALEEDQCLRQALGETFIRYFVAMKKYELENEKIAAERNKFLEYFI